The segment CACGCAAATTTACCGAACTTCTGGCGGACCGGTGCCGTCAACGGGGTGCAGTATTCAAACTCGACACCATCATCACCGGACTGAAACAGGATCAGGGCCGCATTACCGCCGTCGTCACGGATCAGGGCGATATTTCCGGTGATCGCTATCTTATGTGTCTTGGCAGTTACAGTCCGCTTCTTTTAAAGCCCCTTGGCATCCATTTGCCGGTTTACCCATGCAAGGGATATTCGATCAGCATTGATACCACGGGATATAACGGCGCCCCGCAGGTGGCCCTGATCGACGACAGTGTAAAGATGGTCTATTCGCGGCTTGGAAACCGGCTTCGGGCTGCGGGGACAGCGGAACTGGACGGCTACAACCTCAGAATGTCGGAACGACGCCAAAAGATGATTGCCGATAAGGCATTCGAATTGTTTCCAAATTCCGGGGATCGTTCGACAATCGAGTTCTGGTCGGGACTTCGTCCCGTAACCCCGGATTCTGCCCCTGTCATTAGTGATACCAAATATGATAATCTGTATCTTAATACGGGGCACGGGACATTGGGGTGGACCATGAGTTGTGGTTCTGGAAAGGCGGTTGCCGATCTGATCGACGGTCGCACACCTGACATCTCGCTTCTCGGACTGGGCATCGACCGTTTTTAAACGATTGATTACTGGATAACGATGGGACCAGGGGCCGACATGACCACAGACTCCCCGATTGACGCTGAAACCGCGCCATTGGCAGATCAGGTTGTTTTGAATGCACTGCCCTATGCCGCAGTAATTTGCGAACGTAGTGGCAAGGTTCTGCAATGCAACGACGCCATGGCAAATCTGATCGGCGTTGCCCGCGACCGCATGATCGGGCGCAAGGCGGGCTTCCTGTCTGCCGGACTTCTCAATGACATCGACGACGTGTTCGCATCAGGCCGTACGTGGCGCGGGGATATCGTGCTGGTCAATGCCAGCAACGAAAGCCATATGTGCGATCTCTCCATTGCTCCGTTGGAATATTTCCGTGAAAGCGAAACCTGCACAGCGGTCCTGATGACGCTTCTGGAAAATGACCGGCAGCAACAGGCAGAACGCACCTTAATGGAACAGAATCGCGACCGGTCAGATGCCAATGCGTCAAAATCGGACTTCATAGCGAATATGGGGCATGAATTGCGCACCCCGCTTAACGCCATCATCGGGAACTCAGAACTGATCGCGCAGGGTGTTCTGGGCGAGCTTTCCGAGAGCTATCGTGATTGCGGACGAGACGTTCACGAGGCCGGAACCCACCTTCTGGAACTCGTGAACAATGTTCTTGATGTTTCCAAACTGTCAAACGGTTCGATGGCGCTGCAACTGGCCGAGGATGACATCAGTTCCGTGACGCAGGAAGCAGCAAAGCTTGTTCGCGACGATATCAAGAAACGGCATCATAAACTGACCCTGAATTTGCCAGAAAAACCGCTGGTGATGCCATGCGACCGGCTGAAACTGAAACAAATCCTGATCAATATCCTGAGTAATGCGGCCAAGTTCACCCCCGACAAGGGCCAGATTTCGCTGACATTGACGGTACTGGATGATGAAATCTGCTTTGCGGTGCAGGATAACGGCGTCGGCATGAGCCCGAATGACATTCCCCGCGCACTGGCCCGTTTTTCGCAATTGCATCCTTCGGGGGTCAAGGAAAGTGCCGGTACGGGTCTTGGCCTGCCGCTGGCGAAGCTTCTGGTCGAATTGCATGGCGGTCGGCTGAGCATCGAAAGCGACCTTGGCAAGGGCACGACGGTGCGGATCACCCTGCCCCGCGTTTGAATCTACCGGTAGAAATCAGAAAGGCTCGGCTGTTATCGCCGGGCCTTTTGTTTTGTTTGCATTACTGCGTGGCCGACTGGTTGATCTGATCATGACGCAACCGGATTTCTTCAGGCCAGCGGCTTTTGATATAAGACAGCGACGCAATAATTTCCTCGTCGGGCAAAACATCTTCGAACCCCGGCATTGCCGATTGATAGCCATCGCCGATCATCTTTGCCGGACCATACTTGGTCAATGCAAACAGCAAGTCATCCGGATGATGCCACGTATGACCGGTTTCGTCATGGGGTGGTGCCGGCAATAACCCGTCATCGCGCCGTTCACGCCAGTTTGCCTCGCCTTTGAAATCGCGTCCGTGGCAGGACGCACAATTGACGTCATAGATTTTCTTGCCCATTGCCACCAATTGCAAATCATCAGGCCGCAAACGTACCTGTTTGGCATCTTCTGTCTGGCTGTTGCCATAAACGACCAAACCAATCACGAAGATTGCAGATAGAGCTCCGCCGATGGCGAAAATCGACTTCTTTTTCACCGAACTTCTTCCTTCTTTCATGCTGAACAGGCTATCCAGCCAGATCATTGATAATGGGGCAATGTGGCCGGTGATCGCCTTGGCATGCGTCAACCAGATGCGCCAATGTCTTTTGCAGGCTTTGCAGTTCCGCGATCTTGCGTTCAATCTCGATCAGATGCGTTTTGGCAATCTGTTTCACATCGGCCGAGGCCCGATTGCGATCCTCGTAAAGCGAGAGTAAAACCCGACAATCCTCGACCGAAAAACCTAGGCCACGGGCGCGCTGCAGAAAACGCAGTTTGTGCAGGTCCTCGTCGCTGTAATCGCGATATCCGTTTTCCAGACGGCCAGGTTTTATCAGGCCTATATCCTCGTAATAACGGATGGTTTTTGCCGGAAGACCACTATCGCGTGATGCATCGGAAATGTTCATGATTATTCTCCGCGTACTTTCCATCGGCGCAGCAACAACGAGTTGCTCACAACCGAGACCGAGCTTAGCGCCATCGCAGCCCCTGCAATCGCCGGGCTAAGGATACCGAACGCCGCCAAAGGAACGCCGATGACGTTATAGGCAAAAGCCCAGAACAGGTTTTGTGCGATCTTGCGCCGGGTCGAGATCGATACATCAATCGCACCGGCGACAAGTGCCGGATCGGATCGCATCAGGGTGATACCCGCCGTTTCCATGG is part of the Thalassospira lucentensis genome and harbors:
- a CDS encoding PAS domain-containing sensor histidine kinase codes for the protein MTTDSPIDAETAPLADQVVLNALPYAAVICERSGKVLQCNDAMANLIGVARDRMIGRKAGFLSAGLLNDIDDVFASGRTWRGDIVLVNASNESHMCDLSIAPLEYFRESETCTAVLMTLLENDRQQQAERTLMEQNRDRSDANASKSDFIANMGHELRTPLNAIIGNSELIAQGVLGELSESYRDCGRDVHEAGTHLLELVNNVLDVSKLSNGSMALQLAEDDISSVTQEAAKLVRDDIKKRHHKLTLNLPEKPLVMPCDRLKLKQILINILSNAAKFTPDKGQISLTLTVLDDEICFAVQDNGVGMSPNDIPRALARFSQLHPSGVKESAGTGLGLPLAKLLVELHGGRLSIESDLGKGTTVRITLPRV
- a CDS encoding D-amino acid dehydrogenase translates to MHVVVMGAGVIGTTAAWYLLENGHQVTVIDRQHAAGQETSFANGGQISACHATPWANEHTPAQILKWLGREEAPLLFRMRWDPQLFSWGLRFLRNCTDKRARENLEKALRVATYSRACLKDLRSTLGLEYDHLEQGILHVCRNENELATVEKATRQMQEFGLNRHMVSAEECLEIEPALRDSNAKIIGGSFTPDDESGDARKFTELLADRCRQRGAVFKLDTIITGLKQDQGRITAVVTDQGDISGDRYLMCLGSYSPLLLKPLGIHLPVYPCKGYSISIDTTGYNGAPQVALIDDSVKMVYSRLGNRLRAAGTAELDGYNLRMSERRQKMIADKAFELFPNSGDRSTIEFWSGLRPVTPDSAPVISDTKYDNLYLNTGHGTLGWTMSCGSGKAVADLIDGRTPDISLLGLGIDRF
- a CDS encoding cytochrome c is translated as MKKKSIFAIGGALSAIFVIGLVVYGNSQTEDAKQVRLRPDDLQLVAMGKKIYDVNCASCHGRDFKGEANWRERRDDGLLPAPPHDETGHTWHHPDDLLFALTKYGPAKMIGDGYQSAMPGFEDVLPDEEIIASLSYIKSRWPEEIRLRHDQINQSATQ
- the cueR gene encoding Cu(I)-responsive transcriptional regulator, which codes for MNISDASRDSGLPAKTIRYYEDIGLIKPGRLENGYRDYSDEDLHKLRFLQRARGLGFSVEDCRVLLSLYEDRNRASADVKQIAKTHLIEIERKIAELQSLQKTLAHLVDACQGDHRPHCPIINDLAG